In the Advenella kashmirensis WT001 genome, one interval contains:
- a CDS encoding DUF805 domain-containing protein, producing MHWIFAFGILASLLVVFVISYKSRPSQGPNRFGKTASPVSFTTAVRRFFTGYFNFTGRASRTEFWYAMLFYVLLLLMLGLLNLSDLVLSILLAFTLIPFHSVAARRLHDTNRSGWYQLVSWFMPVGTIIALFWCNEEPYD from the coding sequence ATGCATTGGATTTTCGCATTTGGTATATTGGCTTCGCTGCTTGTTGTTTTTGTAATTTCCTACAAGAGCAGACCATCGCAAGGCCCTAACCGCTTTGGCAAGACGGCTTCGCCAGTCAGCTTTACAACGGCGGTGCGCAGGTTTTTTACCGGATACTTTAATTTTACGGGCAGAGCTAGCCGTACGGAATTCTGGTATGCGATGCTTTTCTATGTGCTGCTGCTATTGATGCTCGGCCTGCTCAATCTTTCAGACCTTGTTCTTTCAATCTTGCTGGCCTTTACATTGATACCGTTTCACTCCGTCGCCGCACGTCGCCTGCACGACACAAACAGAAGCGGCTGGTATCAGCTCGTCTCGTGGTTCATGCCTGTGGGTACAATCATTGCCCTTTTCTGGTGCAACGAGGAGCCGTACGATTGA
- the ssb gene encoding single-stranded DNA-binding protein codes for MASVNKVILVGNLGRDPEVRYSPDGAAICNVSIATTSNWKDKNSGERREETEWHRVVFYNRLAEIAGEYLKKGRSVYVEGRLKTRKWQDKDTGADRFSTEIVADQMQMLGGRESTGTGGMDDGGFGGDESYSAPQQRQAPQQRSQAPQQQRPAQKPAANIMDMDDDIPF; via the coding sequence ATGGCATCAGTCAATAAAGTCATACTCGTCGGCAATCTGGGACGCGACCCGGAAGTGCGCTATTCTCCAGATGGCGCGGCGATCTGCAACGTCTCCATTGCCACTACTTCAAACTGGAAAGACAAGAATTCGGGCGAGCGCCGTGAGGAAACCGAATGGCATCGCGTGGTGTTCTATAACCGCTTGGCCGAAATCGCCGGTGAATACCTCAAGAAAGGCCGCTCGGTTTATGTCGAAGGTCGTCTGAAAACCCGCAAGTGGCAGGATAAGGACACAGGCGCAGACCGTTTCTCAACCGAAATCGTGGCAGACCAGATGCAAATGCTGGGTGGTCGCGAAAGTACAGGTACGGGCGGCATGGACGATGGCGGTTTTGGTGGCGATGAGTCTTATTCCGCTCCGCAACAACGCCAGGCACCCCAGCAGCGCAGCCAGGCACCGCAACAGCAGCGCCCCGCGCAAAAGCCTGCAGCCAATATCATGGATATGGACGACGATATTCCGTTCTAG
- a CDS encoding MFS transporter, with translation MNSAAPSQPAQADAAKPAKLKLTPTERRASTTLALLFAVRMLGLFLLTPVFADAAKSLSGGSNAALVGAAIGAYGLTQAILQIPLGMASDRFGRRPVIIGGMVLFIIGGIICALSDSVTGVIIGRSIQGLGAISAAITAWVADATRPEVRTRAMAMVGGSIGISFALALVLAPLLVEYGGLSGLFWVISLLGFVSLLLATFIVPVAPLQTPAIQSRAQDVLKNGDLLRLNFGVFCLHCILMSIFVVAPPLLIGLGGLTTGTLWKVYLPVILASFVAMVPVVFYTETRHVHKQSLEWSVAGLAIVMAIMAFATHSFAAIVVLFVGYFVAFNILEALQPSLVSRVAPAEHKGLALGFYNMSQALGVAAGGAVGGLLARYTGVPAVFLMGAALAAVWFFTARSFKSPT, from the coding sequence ATGAATTCCGCTGCGCCAAGTCAACCCGCTCAAGCAGATGCTGCCAAACCGGCTAAACTCAAACTTACGCCCACTGAACGCCGTGCCAGCACGACGCTGGCGCTGCTTTTTGCAGTTCGCATGCTGGGCCTGTTCCTGCTGACACCGGTTTTTGCCGATGCGGCCAAAAGCCTGAGCGGTGGCAGCAATGCGGCCCTGGTAGGCGCCGCCATTGGTGCGTATGGCCTGACCCAGGCCATTTTGCAGATTCCGCTGGGCATGGCTTCGGACCGTTTCGGACGCCGCCCGGTCATTATTGGCGGTATGGTGCTGTTCATCATCGGCGGCATTATCTGCGCCCTCAGCGATTCGGTGACCGGCGTTATCATTGGTCGTTCCATCCAGGGGCTGGGGGCCATTTCTGCAGCCATTACCGCCTGGGTGGCAGATGCGACACGCCCGGAAGTGCGCACCCGCGCCATGGCCATGGTGGGAGGCTCCATTGGTATTTCGTTTGCCCTGGCGCTGGTGCTCGCGCCCCTGCTGGTCGAATATGGCGGTTTGTCGGGCTTGTTCTGGGTTATTTCCCTGCTGGGCTTTGTCAGCCTGCTGCTGGCCACGTTTATTGTGCCGGTGGCGCCCTTGCAGACACCCGCCATCCAGTCCCGTGCGCAAGATGTCCTGAAAAACGGCGACCTGTTGCGTCTGAATTTTGGCGTGTTCTGCCTGCATTGCATCCTGATGTCCATTTTCGTGGTGGCGCCGCCACTGCTGATCGGGTTAGGTGGGTTGACCACAGGTACGCTCTGGAAAGTCTACCTGCCCGTGATTCTGGCCTCGTTTGTGGCCATGGTGCCGGTCGTTTTCTACACGGAAACGCGGCACGTGCACAAGCAGAGCCTGGAGTGGAGCGTAGCCGGCCTGGCCATCGTCATGGCCATCATGGCTTTTGCAACCCATTCGTTTGCCGCCATTGTGGTGCTCTTCGTGGGCTATTTCGTTGCATTCAATATTCTGGAAGCGCTGCAGCCGTCGCTGGTATCGCGCGTCGCCCCCGCAGAGCACAAGGGGCTGGCCCTGGGGTTCTATAATATGTCCCAGGCGTTGGGTGTTGCCGCCGGGGGCGCGGTGGGCGGTCTGCTGGCCCGCTACACGGGTGTGCCGGCCGTTTTTCTCATGGGAGCGGCACTGGCTGCCGTCTGGTTCTTTACTGCCAGAAGCTTCAAATCTCCTACGTAA
- a CDS encoding helix-turn-helix domain-containing protein, whose translation MRKSHYAAADVVVSELHLPRLDGLPLCRRLKANTLTTDIPVLFYSDLDDPQSRLQALEYGASDFISKSHPYDEVVARIRIHAGISQRLHSVRQQRASMSLPQGQDPHPGTIDSDDEVAVRIVMQYAQEHLSEDLSLPKLSALVSMNKKRLNRAFYNVCGCSAFEYIRDLRMRTAKHLLATTSLRTLTIAEDVGFSNAANFATAFLNMQGMTPSEYRRKTKQIRVSESVKNVNDV comes from the coding sequence ATACGAAAAAGCCATTACGCTGCAGCCGATGTCGTTGTTTCGGAATTGCACTTGCCCCGACTTGATGGTCTTCCGCTATGTCGTCGGCTCAAGGCCAACACGCTCACCACAGATATCCCCGTGCTCTTCTATAGCGATCTGGACGATCCGCAATCGCGCCTGCAGGCACTGGAATATGGGGCCTCCGACTTCATCTCCAAGTCTCATCCGTATGATGAAGTAGTGGCGCGCATCCGCATTCATGCGGGTATCTCCCAGCGGTTGCATAGTGTGCGGCAACAGCGGGCATCCATGTCCCTGCCGCAGGGCCAAGACCCGCATCCGGGTACCATAGACAGCGATGATGAAGTGGCCGTGCGCATCGTCATGCAATATGCCCAGGAGCATCTGTCTGAAGACCTGAGTCTGCCCAAATTGTCAGCGCTGGTGTCCATGAATAAAAAGCGCCTGAATCGCGCCTTCTACAATGTTTGCGGTTGCAGTGCCTTTGAATACATTCGTGATTTACGTATGCGTACAGCAAAACACCTGCTGGCCACCACGTCGTTGCGCACCCTAACCATTGCTGAAGACGTGGGGTTTTCCAATGCCGCGAATTTCGCTACGGCATTTCTGAACATGCAGGGCATGACGCCGTCGGAATACCGGCGGAAAACGAAGCAAATACGGGTTTCCGAGAGTGTGAAAAACGTGAATGACGTATAA
- a CDS encoding deoxyguanosinetriphosphate triphosphohydrolase gives MTVTTLAPYATHPAHSRGRQHQEDADPARDPFQRDRDRIIHSGAFRRLEYKTQVFVNHEGDLFRTRLTHSLEVAQIARAVARNLGLHEDLTEAISLAHDLGHTPFGHAGQDALHDSMQTLRPGAGGFEHNLQSLRVVDELEERYASFNGLNLTFETREGILKHCSLSHARQLGEVGQRFIDRKRPGLEAQLANLADEIAYNNHDIDDGLRSGLITIEQMRQVQLFATYHDEVSRLFPDVTGRRLIAEIIRRMINALIVDLTHTTRDNLRIHHIQTREDVTEAPALLQFSDAMRTQADELKSFLMHNLYRHYKVMRMANKASTIVQSLFKAFVDDPRLMPADYRHDDERRQARAIADYIAGMTDRYAIKEYKRLFVV, from the coding sequence ATGACAGTGACCACGCTAGCGCCCTACGCGACCCATCCTGCCCACTCCAGGGGGCGGCAGCATCAGGAAGATGCCGACCCGGCGCGCGACCCTTTCCAGCGGGATCGTGACCGCATCATCCATAGCGGGGCCTTTCGCCGGCTCGAATATAAAACACAGGTTTTTGTTAATCACGAAGGTGATTTATTCCGTACCCGCCTGACCCACAGCCTGGAAGTGGCGCAAATTGCACGGGCGGTGGCGCGCAATCTGGGATTGCACGAAGACCTGACCGAAGCGATCTCGCTTGCCCATGACCTGGGTCACACCCCATTTGGCCACGCCGGACAGGATGCCCTTCACGATTCCATGCAGACGCTGCGTCCCGGGGCGGGCGGCTTCGAGCACAATCTGCAAAGCCTGAGGGTGGTCGATGAGCTGGAGGAGCGCTATGCCTCGTTCAACGGCCTGAATCTGACTTTTGAAACCCGCGAGGGAATTCTCAAACATTGTTCGCTGTCGCACGCACGCCAACTGGGCGAAGTAGGGCAGCGCTTTATTGATAGAAAGCGACCGGGCCTGGAAGCGCAACTGGCCAATCTGGCCGACGAAATTGCCTATAACAATCATGATATTGATGACGGCCTGCGTTCCGGTCTGATCACGATTGAACAGATGCGTCAGGTGCAACTGTTTGCCACCTACCATGATGAAGTGAGTCGTCTGTTTCCCGACGTGACCGGGCGCCGGCTTATTGCCGAAATTATCCGGCGCATGATCAACGCGCTGATCGTTGACCTGACCCACACGACCCGGGACAATCTGCGCATTCATCACATTCAGACACGTGAAGACGTGACAGAAGCGCCGGCGTTGCTGCAGTTTTCAGACGCCATGCGTACGCAGGCAGACGAACTCAAATCCTTCCTCATGCATAATCTGTATCGCCACTACAAGGTGATGCGCATGGCGAACAAGGCCAGCACCATTGTCCAATCACTGTTCAAGGCTTTTGTGGATGATCCGCGGCTGATGCCGGCAGACTACCGGCACGATGATGAACGCAGGCAGGCGCGCGCTATTGCCGACTATATCGCCGGGATGACCGATCGTTATGCGATCAAAGAATACAAGCGTCTCTTTGTCGTATAA
- a CDS encoding shikimate kinase: protein MQHTEQDNSHVRHTGQAPIFLIGMMGAGKTTIGRGLARSLGREFLDLDHELEARCGVSIPTIFDIEGEAGFRRRETQVLQEITLRRDVVLATGGGAVVAPENQELLRARGIVLYLKAGSDELFRRVAKDKNRPMLLTANPKARIVELLKQREPIYESLADFTIETSHGSINTVLDAIDRLLKDYQQRGERI, encoded by the coding sequence ATGCAGCATACAGAACAGGACAATTCCCATGTCCGCCACACCGGTCAGGCGCCCATTTTCCTTATCGGCATGATGGGCGCCGGCAAAACAACCATCGGCCGAGGCTTGGCCCGCTCGCTGGGTCGCGAGTTTCTTGATCTTGATCACGAACTCGAGGCCCGTTGCGGGGTCAGTATTCCAACCATCTTCGATATCGAAGGCGAAGCCGGTTTCCGGCGTCGGGAAACCCAGGTACTGCAGGAGATCACCTTGCGGCGCGATGTGGTCCTGGCCACCGGCGGTGGCGCCGTTGTGGCGCCCGAAAATCAGGAACTGCTGCGCGCACGCGGTATCGTGTTGTACCTGAAGGCGGGCAGCGACGAGCTCTTTCGGCGAGTCGCAAAGGATAAAAATCGCCCCATGCTGCTGACGGCCAATCCTAAAGCGCGTATCGTAGAACTGTTAAAACAGCGCGAACCCATTTATGAAAGCCTGGCCGATTTCACCATCGAAACCAGCCACGGCTCCATCAATACGGTACTTGACGCGATTGACCGTCTATTGAAAGATTATCAACAACGAGGTGAAAGAATCTGA
- the cyaY gene encoding iron donor protein CyaY: MTESEFLARADAILDKIHEQADDWFETLDIDLDASRSGQVLTIVFNQKTHVVVNSQAPLQEMWVAAPSGGFHYKFDNTNWVDTRTGTTLQDNLSSIFSDITGRALTITL, translated from the coding sequence ATGACTGAATCAGAATTTCTTGCACGCGCAGATGCCATCCTGGACAAGATCCATGAACAAGCCGACGACTGGTTTGAAACACTGGATATTGACCTGGATGCCAGCCGCAGCGGTCAGGTACTCACTATCGTATTCAATCAGAAAACCCACGTCGTGGTCAACAGTCAGGCACCGCTTCAGGAAATGTGGGTAGCCGCGCCGTCCGGCGGATTTCATTACAAGTTCGATAACACCAACTGGGTGGACACACGCACCGGGACGACGCTTCAGGATAACCTGAGCAGCATTTTTTCCGATATTACCGGTCGCGCGCTCACCATAACCCTCTGA
- the lptM gene encoding LPS translocon maturation chaperone LptM, with translation MSAPSIKRLLAIIVTLLVGSVGLTACGYKAPLYLPTAEQKQKLQEREERIKPARRRPKQKNRRSGKRPKTLPPRNPLAAPAQLPHRDSALQVRDKALAL, from the coding sequence GTGTCTGCGCCAAGTATAAAACGCCTTTTAGCCATTATTGTAACCCTCCTTGTCGGGAGTGTGGGTTTAACGGCTTGCGGCTATAAAGCGCCACTGTATCTTCCCACTGCCGAGCAAAAACAGAAGCTGCAGGAACGTGAAGAGCGCATCAAGCCCGCAAGGCGAAGGCCGAAGCAGAAAAACAGGCGAAGCGGCAAGCGGCCAAAAACGCTGCCACCGCGCAACCCGCTGGCGGCACCAGCTCAACTGCCGCACCGTGATAGCGCATTGCAAGTACGCGATAAAGCGCTTGCGCTGTGA
- the lysA gene encoding diaminopimelate decarboxylase — protein sequence MAESVSVSELAARYGTPLYVYSRAALKAAWESYAQPLTNRNALVCFGMKANSNLAVLQQFAQWGSGFDIVSGGELARALKAGARPDTIVFSGVGKQDWEIKAGLQAGVKCFNVESTDELERISLIASQLGRTAPVSLRVNPDVDAKTHPYISTGLKDNKFGIAIEIAAQVYQRAAVLPGIRIVGVDCHIGSQITQIEPYLDALERLLNLIDTLAGLDIRLAHLDIGGGLGIRYQDETPIAPALLLDKVFARLEERGYGHLQLIMEPGRSLVGNAGILVTRVQYLKHHESKNFAIVDAAMNDLLRPTLYDAWHGVLPVVSPSNTRDVNDAAQARVYDIVGPICESGDWLARDRQLQLQQNDLLAIESAGAYGFVMSGHYNTRPRCAEVMVDADQTYLIRPRETIEELFASEQMLPG from the coding sequence ATGGCAGAGTCGGTCTCTGTTTCCGAGCTGGCGGCACGCTACGGCACACCGCTGTACGTTTATTCCCGTGCAGCGCTCAAGGCGGCCTGGGAGTCCTACGCACAGCCGCTGACCAATCGCAACGCACTGGTCTGTTTCGGCATGAAAGCCAATTCCAATCTGGCCGTATTGCAGCAATTTGCGCAATGGGGTAGCGGTTTCGATATCGTTTCCGGCGGCGAACTGGCCCGAGCCCTTAAAGCAGGCGCCCGCCCCGACACCATTGTCTTTTCCGGCGTGGGCAAGCAGGATTGGGAAATCAAAGCCGGACTGCAAGCAGGCGTCAAATGTTTCAATGTGGAGTCTACCGACGAGCTGGAACGCATTTCTCTTATCGCAAGCCAGCTGGGACGCACCGCGCCGGTATCACTGCGCGTGAACCCGGACGTGGACGCCAAGACCCACCCCTATATCTCCACCGGGCTGAAGGACAACAAATTTGGCATTGCAATTGAAATAGCAGCGCAGGTATACCAGCGCGCTGCCGTCCTGCCCGGCATCCGGATCGTCGGTGTTGATTGTCATATCGGGTCTCAGATCACACAGATAGAGCCGTATCTGGATGCGCTGGAGCGCCTGCTTAATCTGATTGATACCCTGGCCGGCCTGGATATCCGGCTGGCACACCTGGACATCGGCGGTGGTCTGGGCATCCGCTATCAGGACGAAACACCCATTGCGCCAGCCTTGCTGCTGGACAAGGTGTTCGCCAGACTTGAAGAACGCGGTTATGGACATCTGCAACTGATCATGGAACCCGGGCGTTCCCTGGTTGGCAATGCCGGCATCCTGGTCACCCGGGTGCAATACCTGAAACATCACGAAAGCAAGAATTTTGCCATCGTGGATGCCGCCATGAACGACTTGCTGCGCCCGACCCTGTACGACGCCTGGCATGGGGTGCTGCCTGTTGTCAGCCCGTCGAATACACGCGACGTGAACGATGCGGCACAAGCCCGCGTGTACGATATTGTCGGTCCGATCTGCGAAAGCGGCGACTGGCTGGCGCGCGACCGCCAGTTGCAATTGCAGCAAAATGACCTGCTGGCAATCGAATCGGCCGGGGCTTATGGCTTTGTCATGTCGGGCCATTACAACACGCGGCCGCGGTGTGCAGAAGTGATGGTCGACGCGGATCAGACTTATCTGATCCGCCCCCGCGAAACCATCGAAGAACTGTTCGCTTCGGAGCAGATGCTGCCTGGTTGA
- a CDS encoding TauD/TfdA dioxygenase family protein, whose product MSAVYASLSSSPVPVGQPESSASPFVIRPLAAALGAEVLDLNLDQPLSDEAFSRIRQAFSDHHVLVFRKQDITPAQHVQFSRRFGPLQIHVLRQFQLPGHEEILQISNIRENGKPIGLGDAGAFWHSDLSYKAVPSLGSLLHARELPDSGGDTHFANMHLAWETLPASLQKVLLPLKAEHSYIKRYEEQRAKAPWRPALTQAQLDEVRPVVHPVVTTHPDNGRKTLFVNEHFTSRIVGLPQDESEDLLQQLFAHSVRPEFIYTHQWQKDDMVFWDNRSVIHLAGGTPDDQRRRLNRTTVEGTAPV is encoded by the coding sequence ATGTCTGCCGTCTACGCTTCACTCTCGTCTTCTCCTGTGCCTGTTGGCCAGCCCGAGTCCTCTGCATCACCTTTTGTGATACGGCCACTGGCCGCAGCGCTTGGCGCTGAGGTGCTTGATCTGAACCTTGATCAACCACTGTCCGACGAGGCATTCTCACGTATCAGGCAAGCCTTTTCGGATCACCATGTGCTGGTGTTTCGCAAGCAGGACATTACGCCGGCGCAGCATGTGCAATTTAGTCGTCGCTTCGGACCGCTGCAGATTCATGTATTGAGACAGTTCCAGTTGCCAGGCCACGAAGAAATTCTGCAAATATCCAATATCCGGGAAAACGGCAAGCCGATCGGCCTGGGCGATGCCGGCGCTTTCTGGCATTCCGATCTGTCGTACAAGGCGGTGCCCAGTCTGGGCTCGCTGCTGCATGCCCGTGAGTTGCCCGACTCCGGCGGCGATACCCATTTTGCAAATATGCACCTGGCCTGGGAAACCCTGCCTGCATCGCTGCAAAAAGTGTTGCTGCCGCTGAAAGCAGAGCATAGTTACATCAAGCGCTACGAAGAACAGCGCGCCAAGGCGCCGTGGCGCCCGGCACTGACGCAGGCGCAGCTGGATGAAGTGCGCCCAGTGGTCCATCCGGTAGTCACGACCCATCCTGACAATGGCCGCAAGACCCTGTTCGTAAACGAACACTTCACCTCGCGTATTGTCGGTCTGCCGCAGGATGAGAGTGAGGATCTGCTGCAGCAACTGTTTGCGCACAGTGTCCGTCCCGAATTCATTTATACCCATCAATGGCAGAAGGACGATATGGTTTTCTGGGATAACCGCTCGGTCATCCATCTGGCCGGCGGCACCCCCGACGATCAGCGTCGCCGCCTGAACCGGACCACAGTGGAAGGAACCGCGCCAGTTTGA
- a CDS encoding ABC transporter substrate-binding protein — protein MSINAARRPFRFLSMRTAALALAAWAFAGTTAYAEGQLRIAEQHGIVYLLLQVVQDQKLIEKHGKTTGLEIKPQWVKLSGGAAINDALLSGSIDIAGAGVGPLLTIWDKTRGKYNVKGVASLGNFPYYLISNNPDVKTIADFSDKDRIALPATTVSVQARILQLAASKQWGKEAFKQLDRLTVTLPHPEATGSIIKGGTEINAHFATPPYQEQELKGNKNAHIVLKSYDVLGGPSTSTVLYATEKFRQDNPKTYGAFVASLKEAAAFIKANPEGAADAYIRTAKSNIDRNLLIEIIRNPDIQVKLAPENTFPLAQFMGDVGAIKNRPASYQDYFFDDEHNHNGS, from the coding sequence ATGAGTATCAATGCTGCCAGACGCCCGTTTCGTTTTCTGTCAATGCGTACCGCAGCGCTTGCACTGGCAGCCTGGGCATTTGCCGGCACCACGGCGTATGCCGAAGGTCAGTTGCGAATCGCCGAGCAGCATGGCATCGTCTATCTGTTGCTGCAGGTTGTGCAGGATCAGAAACTGATCGAAAAACACGGCAAGACCACGGGGCTTGAGATCAAACCCCAATGGGTCAAGCTGTCGGGCGGCGCGGCAATTAATGATGCCCTGTTGTCCGGCTCAATCGACATCGCAGGCGCCGGTGTGGGCCCGTTGCTGACCATCTGGGATAAAACTCGCGGCAAATACAATGTCAAAGGCGTCGCCTCCCTGGGCAACTTTCCGTATTATTTGATCAGCAATAATCCAGACGTTAAAACCATTGCAGATTTCAGCGATAAGGATCGCATTGCGCTGCCGGCAACAACCGTTTCGGTCCAGGCACGCATATTGCAACTGGCTGCATCCAAGCAATGGGGTAAGGAGGCGTTCAAACAGCTGGATCGGCTGACGGTGACCCTGCCGCACCCGGAAGCGACCGGCAGCATCATCAAGGGCGGCACGGAAATCAACGCCCATTTTGCCACGCCTCCCTATCAGGAACAGGAACTCAAGGGCAACAAGAACGCGCATATTGTTTTGAAATCCTATGACGTGCTGGGCGGACCGTCGACATCAACCGTGCTGTACGCCACAGAGAAGTTTCGCCAGGACAACCCCAAGACCTATGGCGCCTTTGTCGCGTCGCTGAAAGAAGCGGCGGCGTTTATCAAAGCCAACCCTGAAGGCGCGGCCGATGCGTATATTCGGACGGCTAAAAGCAATATCGACCGCAACTTGTTGATTGAGATCATCAGGAATCCCGATATCCAGGTCAAGCTGGCGCCGGAAAACACCTTCCCGCTGGCTCAGTTCATGGGCGATGTCGGCGCCATCAAAAACCGCCCGGCATCCTATCAGGATTACTTTTTTGATGATGAACACAACCACAATGGCAGTTGA
- a CDS encoding ABC transporter ATP-binding protein yields the protein MTHALKNTSLRLAATPAQVLQKSQPASQSAPTGPAGQASLPRGDVLPEASLPEALFRAERVNLRYQTGDAIVQATRDVSFSIYKGDRFILLGPSGCGKSSLLKAAAGFIKPQSGAFTLNGNAISGPGPDRVVVFQEFDQLAPWKTVLQNVIFALRASRTLDKVQARERAEHYLHRVGLGNFLHAYPHTLSGGMKQRVAIARALAMEPAVLLMDEPFAALDALTRRKMQEELLQLWEETRVTLMFVTHSIEEALVVGNRILLLSPHPGRVRAELNSHQFSMDSAGSEQFQAATSRIHRLLFEELPAFEADSTLAEHSHEPA from the coding sequence ATGACCCATGCACTGAAAAACACGTCGTTGCGACTGGCTGCCACTCCCGCGCAAGTGCTGCAAAAATCACAACCCGCTAGTCAAAGCGCCCCCACCGGTCCGGCAGGACAGGCGTCTTTGCCACGTGGCGATGTTCTGCCAGAAGCCAGCCTGCCCGAGGCCCTGTTTCGTGCAGAGCGGGTAAACCTGCGGTACCAGACCGGCGATGCCATCGTACAGGCGACGCGCGACGTTAGTTTCTCCATCTACAAAGGCGACCGGTTCATTCTGCTGGGCCCGTCCGGTTGTGGCAAATCGAGCCTGCTCAAAGCGGCTGCCGGATTTATCAAGCCCCAATCGGGCGCTTTTACGCTCAATGGCAACGCCATTTCCGGGCCAGGACCCGACCGGGTGGTGGTTTTTCAGGAATTCGATCAGCTAGCCCCATGGAAGACGGTACTGCAGAATGTCATCTTCGCCTTGCGCGCCTCGCGTACGCTGGACAAGGTGCAGGCAAGGGAGCGCGCTGAGCATTATTTGCACCGGGTCGGACTGGGCAATTTTTTGCATGCCTATCCGCATACGCTCTCGGGCGGTATGAAGCAACGCGTTGCAATTGCACGCGCGCTGGCGATGGAACCGGCGGTGCTGCTGATGGACGAGCCCTTTGCCGCCCTGGATGCGCTTACGCGGCGCAAAATGCAGGAAGAATTATTGCAATTGTGGGAAGAAACCCGGGTCACATTGATGTTCGTCACCCATTCCATAGAAGAAGCGCTGGTGGTCGGCAATCGGATTTTGCTGCTGTCGCCGCATCCGGGCCGCGTACGTGCAGAGCTCAACAGTCACCAATTCAGTATGGATAGTGCGGGGAGCGAGCAGTTTCAGGCGGCAACCAGCCGAATTCACCGCCTTCTATTCGAGGAGCTGCCTGCCTTCGAAGCAGATTCCACGCTTGCCGAGCATTCTCATGAACCAGCCTAG